A genomic segment from Micropterus dolomieu isolate WLL.071019.BEF.003 ecotype Adirondacks linkage group LG03, ASM2129224v1, whole genome shotgun sequence encodes:
- the chrna2b gene encoding neuronal acetylcholine receptor subunit alpha-2, which yields MGHNHLVRVKAAILCALLLCPSVLCHEKTHSHAEDDLFKTLFAGYNKWSRPVPNISDVVIVKFGLSIAQLIDVDEKNQMMTTNVWLKQEWNDYKLRWRPSDYDNVTSIRVPSELIWVPDIVLYNNADGEFAVTHMTKAHLFHNGQVRWVPPAIYKSSCSIDVTFFPFDQQNCKMKFGSWTYDKAKIDLERIENTVDLNNYWESGEWAIINAVGTYNTKKYDCCHEIYPDITYFFIIRRLPLFYTINLIIPCLLISCLTVLVFYLPSDCGEKITLCISVLLSLTVFLLLITEIIPSTSLVIPLIGEYLLFTMIFVTLSIVITVFVLNVHHRSPSTHKMPHWVHSVFLDLIPRWLFMRRPLPDGRQRRLLVLQQEAVVERQQGRIAGYKSTNCLSTSANWLRDGTPSEDPERSSYEDLELGTLTSYFSFRPPSPRPPGSTPPPQQKNPQNSQNRQEGASGTNRQLTGAKVNLTQRATKVDNTVSDSTHLLSPSVMRALEGVHYIADHLRAEDADFSVKEDWKYVAMVIDRIFLWMFIIVCLLGTIGLFLPPWLAGMI from the exons ATGGGACATAACCACCTGGTCCGTGTGAAGGCGGCTATTCTCTGTGCGCTGCTCCTGTGTCCGTCAG TTCTTTGCCACGAGAAGACCCATTCGCATGCTGAGGACGATCTCTTCAAGACGTTGTTTGCTGGTTACAACAAGTGGTCGAGGCCCGTGCCAAACATCTCTGACGTGGTCATTGTCAAGTTTGGACTGTCCATAGCACAGCTTATTGACGTG gATGAGAAGAACCAAATGATGACAACCAATGTGTGGCTTAAACAG GAGTGGAATGACTACAAACTACGCTGGAGACCATCCGACTATGACAATGTGACGTCCATAAGAGTGCCGTCAGAGCTCATATGGGTACCAGATATTGTCCTCTACAACAA TGCTGACGGTGAGTTTGCTGTGACCCACATGACGAAAGCTCACCTGTTCCACAATGGTCAAGTTCGCTGGGTCCCTCCTGCTATTTACAAGAGCTCCTGCAGCATCGACGTCACCTTCTTCCCCTTTGATCAGCAGAACTGTAAAATGAAATTTGGCTCCTGGACGTATGACAAGGCCAAGATTGACCTGGAGCGGATTGAAAACACCGTTGACCTGAACAACTACTGGGAGAGTGGTGAATGGGCCATCATCAACGCTGTGGGAACATACAATACAAAGAAATACGACTGCTGCCACGAGATCTACCCAGACATCACCTACTTCTTCATCATTCGAAGGCTTCCCTTGTTTTACACCATCAACCTCATCATCCCCTGTTTGCTGATCTCTTGcctcactgttttggttttctatCTACCCTCAGACTGTGGAGAGAAGATCACCCTGTGCATCTCTGTGCTGCTATCCCTCACTGTTTTCCTTCTCCTCATAACGGAGATCATTCCGTCCACATCCCTCGTCATCCCGCTCATTGGCGAGTACCTCCTGTTCACTATGATTTTCGTCACCCTCTCAATTGTCATTACTGTCTTTGTGCTCAACGTGCACCATCGCTCTCCCAGCACTCACAAGATGCCCCACTGGGTCCACTCCGTGTTCCTGGACCTGATCCCGCGCTGGCTGTTCATGCGACGGCCCTTACCAGATGGACGGCAGCGCAGGCTGTTGGTGCTCCAGCAGGAAGCTGTGGTAGAGCGGCAGCAGGGCCGGATAGCCGGGTACAAATCTACAAACTGCCTCAGCACCTCGGCTAACTGGTTAAGAGATGGGACCCCATCAGAGGACCCTGAGAGAAGCAGTTACGAGGATTTAGAGCTGGGAACACTGACGTCATATTTCTCCTTCCGCCCTCCTTCGCCCAGACCTCCAGGGTCGACTCCTCCACCACAACAGAAAAACCCACAGAACAGCCAGAACCGACAGGAGGGGGCTTCAGGGACAAACAGACAGTTAACGGGAGCCAAAGTCAATCTCACTCAGAGGGCAACTAAAGTTGATAATACAGTATCAGACTCAACGCACCTGCTTTCACCAAGTGTTATGCGCGCTCTAGAAGGGGTACACTACATTGCAGATCATCTGAGGGCTGAGGATGCTGATTTCAGC GTGAAAGAGGATTGGAAGTATGTCGCCATGGTGATTGACCGCATCTTCCTGTGGATGTTCATTATTGTGTGCCTGCTTGGGACCATAGGCCTCTTCCTACCCCCTTGGCTAGCTGGCATGATCTAG
- the si:ch211-142k18.1 gene encoding uncharacterized protein si:ch211-142k18.1, with amino-acid sequence MAQPQSVTMWHCWMHFILAWISMATPTLCQSGDWGSGFDIYSETVATNDTSQAVGDEPVRMRNNQDWITSAASSPSPSPTLLYEPQPDKCFVHFSTNAASARRLKAQKEELAYLQAIQHGNKAVMESLEQFVGAELGDLSYEDVIKENILGIHEDQKNCHEVVEKAEEDLEKQLEGEVSGVIAGMQKIRQESLAFEDMLRTAADIANRLEISSQVLHASFTKQLKDIAKIHR; translated from the exons ATGGCCCAGCCACAGAGT GTTACCATGTGGCATTGTTGGATGCACTTCATCTTGGCCTGGATATCAATGGCAACCCCAACGCTCTGCCAAAGCGGAGATTGGGGTTCAGGCTTTGACATCTACTCTGAAACAGTGGCCACCAATGACACGTCGCAGGCAGTTGGTGATGAGCCTGTGAGGATGAGAAACAACCAAGACTGGATCACATCAGCAGCTTCCTCTCCATCACCCTCACCTACACTGCTGTATGAGCCTCAACCGGACAAGTGCTTTGTCCACTTCAGCACTAACGCTGCTTCAGCTCGAAGGCTGAAGGCCCAGAAAGAGGAGCTGGCCTACCTGCAGGCCATCCAGCATGGAAACAAGGCAGTGATGGAGAGCTTGGAGCAGTTTGTGGGGGCAGAGCTGGGAGATCTGAGCTATGAGGATGTGATTAAGGAAAATATCCTTGGCATCCACGAGGACCAGAAGAATTGCCACGAGGTGGTAGAGAAAGCTGAAGAAGATCTAGAAAAGCAGCTGGAGGGGGAAGTGTCGGGAGTCATCGCTGGGATGCAGAA AATCAGACAAGAGTCCTTGGCCTTTGAAGACATGCTCCGTACTGCAGCGGACATCGCCAACAGGCTAGAGATCTCATCGCAGGTTCTGCACGCTTCATTCACCAAGCAGCTGAAAGACATTGCCAAAATTCACCGCTAA
- the ptk2bb gene encoding protein tyrosine kinase 2 beta, b, translating to MYEVMSGDTLSWKVPSPRQSDPEPNPELQFTGDGGPVKILKVCFCTNNNLGKNFKLVKCDSSWQIRAIIRSILISGRLGPNIKHTGCYGLLLKHLKSEELHWLHPDLTVGEMEQRYESHHVEAEWRYDLRIRYIPVNFLERFKDDRSTLVYFYQQVRNDYMQYYASKVSDGMALQLGCLEIRRFYKDMNSKGLEKKSNFELLEKEVGLELFFPQQVINSMKSKPLRKLIQQTFQQYATLKEDDCMVKFFETLKDFSNFDEEVFPCELVQGWSLSVELVIGGRGIRQRTQKNSAAVFLADFKQIKKIQCLSQSDGKALVNFDIEGAKQRLSINVATVPMAENMMDLIDGYCRLENDTEDTIIYRPNRDANARCSLPEIPKSTDTGSSRHSMGSDIYCEINDERPKSVVKYGIDRRDVVLGRILGEGFFGEVYDGVYKKPNGEKVNVAVKTCKDCSPDVMEKFMSEAVIMKNLNHQHIVKLIGITEENPVWIVMELYQYGELGNYLSQNQKTLTNTTLVLFSLQICKALVYLSGVNVVHRDIAVRNVLVASPDCVKLGDFGLSRYIEDEEYYKASVTRLPIKWMAPESINFRRFTTASDVWMFAVCMWEIMSRGQQPFFWLENRDVINQLEQGIRLPKPDDCPPALYSLMTRCWSYDPRERPNFTELVVKISDVHKMEKEEEVERERNRARATKLFDAKLTFHEPPPKPSRMKPSRFGNTLNIGLHIQLNEALCASSPDLASPCEYQTPVDSMNTIQLPIRSPRRRSVGEGEFLRMEPNSKEDAQLLWQRERHNMQDTLRQQKEQMMEDKKWLEKEERLLDPVAPEDRVSPVAAEADAKNVAPEKPPRLTAQPAPTAELDRSDDKVYNSVMNLVKVVVQLKNDITEVQPEKYITVVQSVGMALRDLIHSVDEILPTLHESVRTEIEGTQKLLNKDMAELISKMRLAQQNSITSLKEECKKQMLAAAHSLAMDSKNMLDAVDQARVRANLAKPAAP from the exons ATGTATGAGGTGATGTCCGGTGACACCCTGTCCTGGAAGGTGCCCAGTCCAAGACAAAGTGACCCAGAGCCCAACCCTGAATTGCAATTCACTGGGGATGGAGGGCCCGTCAAGATCCTCAAAGTGTGCTTCTGCACCAACAACAACCTGGGCAAGAACTTCAAGCTGGTTAAATGTGACAGCTCCTGGCAAATCAGG GCAATCATTCGTTCGATTCTGATCAGCGGTCGACTGGGGCCGAACATCAAACACACGGGATGCTACGGTCTCCTGCTGAAGCACCTGAAGTCAGAAGAACTTCACTGGCTGCATCCAGATCTGACTGTCGGCGAGATGGAACAACGCTACGAGAGCCATCACGTGGAGGCTGAGTGGAG GTATGACCTTCGTATCAGATACATACCCGTCAATTTCCTGGAAAGATTCAAAGATGACAGGTCCACACTAGTGTATTTTTACCAGCAG GTGCGCAATGATTACATGCAGTATTATGCCAGTAAGGTCAGTGATGGGATGGCGCTGCAGCTTGGCTGTTTGGAGATCAG GAGGTTCTATAAAGACATGAATTCAAAAGGTCTAGAGAAGAAGTCTAACTTTGAGCTGCTAGA aaaagaagTGGGCCTGGAACTTTTCTTTCCTCAACAGGTGATTAACAGCATGAAG TCAAAGCCTCTGCGGAAGTTGATCCAGCAAACGTTTCAGCAGTACGCAACACTCAAGGAGGACGACTGTATGGTCAAGTTTTTTGAGACCCTCAAAGATTTCAGCAATTTTGATGAAGAGGTTTTCCCATGTGAACTAGTG CAAGGCTGGAGTCTGTCGGTGGAGCTGGTCATCGGTGGAAGGGGAATTCGCCAACGCACGCAGAAGAATTCAGCG GCTGTTTTTCTAGCCGACTTCAAACAGATCAAGAAAATACAATGCTTATCTCAGAGTGATGGCAAGGCTCTTGTGAACTTCGACATAGAAGGGGCCAAACAA CGTCTATCAATCAATGTGGCCACGGTCCCTATGGCAGAGAACATGATGGACCTTATTGATGGTTACTGCCGCTTGGAAAATGACACGGAAGATACCATTATCTACCGACCAAATAGAG ATGCCAATGCAAGATGTTCCCTACCTGAGATTCCTAAAAG CACAGACACTGGATCTTCCAGACACAGTATGG gttcagATATCTATTGCGAGATTAACGATGAAAGGCCAAAATCAG TTGTTAAGTACGGGATCGACCGACGTGACGTTGTTCTTGGCCGAATCCTTGGTGAGGGGTTTTTTGGGGAAGTCTACGATGGAGTTTACAAAAAACCC AATGGCGAAAAGGTTAACGTGGCGGTGAAGACCTGCAAAGACTGTTCACCTGACGTGATGGAGAAGTTCATGAGTGAAGCAG TAATTATGAAGAACCTCAATCACCAGCACATCGTCAAACTTATTGGAATCACAGAGGAGAATCCGGTGTGGATTGTCATGGAGCTTTATCAGTATGGAGAG CTCGGGAACTACCTAAGTCAGAACCAGAAAACACTGACAAATACAACTCTGGTGCTGTTCAGCCTGCAGATCTGCAAAGCTCTCGTCTACCTCTCAGGGGTCAATGTGGTACACAG AGACATTGCTGTTCGGAACGTGTTAGTCGCCAGTCCAGACTGTGTGAAGCTCGGAGACTTCGGTCTGTCGAGATACATTGAGGATGAAGAGTACTACAAAG CGTCTGTTACTCGGCTGCCAATCAAGTGGATGGCTCCAGAATCCATCAACTTCAGACGCTTCACCACAGCTAGTGATGTGTGGATGTTTG CTGTATGCATGTGGGAGATAATGAGCCGTGGGCAGCAGCCGTTTTTCTGGCTTGAGAACAGAGACGTGATCAACCAACTGGAGCAGGGAATCAGGCTACCCAAGCCTGATGACTGCCCTCCTGCCCTCTACTCACTCATGACCCGCTGCTGGTCCTACGACCCCAGAGAGAGACCAAACTTCACTGAGCTGGTGGTCAAGATTAG TGATGTCCACAagatggagaaggaggaggaagtggagagagagaggaacagagcgCGCGCCACAAAATTGTTCGACGCCAAGCTCACCTTTCACGAGCCTCCTCCCAAG CCTTCGAGAATGAAACCATCGCGGTTTGGGAACACGCTCAATATTGGTCTACACATTCAG CTGAACGAGGCTTTGTGTGCCAGCTCACCTGACCTGGCTAGCCCATGTGAATATCAGACCCCTGTCGATTCCATGAACACTATTCAGTTGCCCATCAGGTCCCCTCGGCGTCGAAGCGTGGGG GAGGGCGAGTTTCTCCGAATGGAACCAAACAGCAAAGAGGACGCCCAGCTCctgtggcagagagagagacacaacaTGCAGGACACTCTCCGCCAGCAGAAAGAGCAGATGATGGAGGATAAAAAGTGGCTAGAGAAGGAGGAAAGACTCCTG GACCCCGTGGCACCAGAGGACCGTGTCAGCCCTGTG gCCGCTGAAGCTGATGCCAAGAATG TGGCTCCAGAGAAGCCCCCACGGCTCACAGCACAG CCTGCACCCACAGCCGAGCTCGACCGCTCTGACGACAAAGTGTATAACTCTGTCATGAATCTGGTCAAAGTTGTTGTCCAACTCAAGAATGACATCACCGAGGTGCAGCCGGAAAAATATATCACCGTAGTCCAG TCTGTAGGCATGGCTTTACGAGATCTGATTCACAGTGTGGATGAGATACTGCCCACCTTACACGAGTCTGTCAGGACTGAG ATCGAGGGCACTCAGAAGCTGCTGAACAAAGACATGGCGGAGCTGATCAGCAAAATGCGCCTGGCCCAGCAGAATTCCATCACCTCTCTGAAGGAAGAGTGTAAGAAGCAGATGCTGGCTGCAGCACACTCTCTGGCTATGGACAGCAAGAACATGTTGGATGCGGTAGACCAAGCCAGAGTCAGGGCCAACTTAGCCAAACCAGCGGCCCCATAG